From one Fusobacterium mortiferum ATCC 9817 genomic stretch:
- a CDS encoding Cof-type HAD-IIB family hydrolase: MKYEAIVCDLDGTLLNEKHQLSDETKEVIKKVKDTGKKIFIATGRHHLDALAIKKQLGLDSYLISSNGARIHDEHNNEVYERNIDEETANFILNVKCNKEIERHIYTDTKWYVEEHKEEYIEFHKESGFLYEVKDFSKIVGEKFIKIFFISKNQEELFKLEKYFEEVIGDKVSITLSGPECLELMTKNVTKGEAVKNIMEKLNIPLENTMAFGDGLNDYEMLSEVGKGLLMGNCAQRLREKLPNNEMIGKNIDNGVAKYLRKTFL; this comes from the coding sequence ATGAAATATGAAGCAATAGTTTGTGATTTAGATGGAACACTTTTAAATGAAAAACATCAATTATCAGATGAAACAAAGGAAGTTATAAAAAAGGTTAAAGATACAGGTAAAAAGATATTTATAGCTACTGGAAGACATCACTTAGATGCTTTAGCAATAAAAAAACAATTGGGATTAGACTCATATCTTATCAGTTCAAATGGAGCTAGAATACATGATGAGCATAATAATGAAGTATATGAGAGAAATATTGATGAAGAGACAGCTAATTTTATTTTAAATGTTAAGTGTAACAAAGAGATTGAAAGACATATATATACAGATACAAAATGGTATGTTGAAGAGCATAAAGAGGAGTATATAGAGTTTCATAAAGAGAGTGGATTTTTATATGAGGTAAAGGATTTCTCTAAAATAGTTGGAGAAAAATTTATAAAAATATTTTTTATCAGCAAAAATCAAGAGGAACTATTTAAGCTAGAAAAGTATTTTGAAGAGGTAATAGGAGATAAGGTTTCAATAACACTATCTGGACCAGAGTGTTTGGAACTTATGACAAAAAATGTAACAAAGGGAGAAGCTGTAAAAAATATTATGGAAAAACTTAATATTCCATTAGAAAATACTATGGCTTTTGGTGATGGATTAAATGACTATGAGATGTTAAGTGAAGTAGGTAAGGGACTTCTTATGGGAAATTGTGCTCAAAGACTTAGAGAAAAGCTTCCTAATAATGAGATGATAGGTAAAAATATAGATAATGGAGTAGCTAAGTATTTAAGAAAAACATTTTTATAG
- a CDS encoding FtsW/RodA/SpoVE family cell cycle protein gives MDKVKLETENPYYKRNQINRTLKKIDKEKRKRARNRGIVLLLFFLVILSNLNMASASFYSIYFEGIKVIRNHFIYIILGIICFIITSKINYKLYNKNKISGILFLLSTIIFIIIIIGSKIPSLSRVIPHVNGAIGWIRFGSFSVQPSEMMKLPFIIIIAHIMEKCEEERYNDKKILFSLLPVMGIFMLLINLQKDLGTSIHYLGIFAFMLFMSRLNMKLIVGSVGAVLVSIGGLFYYVSNLTDLSNESYKIKRVGSFLNGLLKNEYDYGIGYQVGQSLIAFGSGGLVGKGYGNGVQKYSYLPEIKTDFILASYGEEFGFIGMLLLLTIFLLLFNIIQKTAVETKDYFGKYLAIGIGGYIIIQMVINLSVALGILPVFGIPMPFFSSGGSSLITVFSALGIIININKQR, from the coding sequence ATGGACAAAGTCAAATTAGAAACAGAAAATCCTTATTATAAAAGAAATCAAATAAATAGAACTTTGAAAAAAATAGATAAAGAAAAGAGAAAAAGAGCAAGAAATAGAGGAATAGTTCTTCTTCTTTTCTTTTTGGTTATATTGAGCAACTTAAATATGGCTAGTGCAAGTTTTTATAGTATCTACTTTGAAGGAATAAAGGTTATTAGAAACCATTTTATCTATATAATTTTAGGGATAATCTGTTTTATAATTACTTCAAAGATAAATTACAAATTATATAATAAAAATAAAATAAGTGGAATTTTATTTTTATTATCTACAATTATATTTATTATAATTATAATAGGAAGTAAAATACCATCATTATCAAGGGTAATACCTCATGTAAATGGAGCAATAGGTTGGATAAGATTTGGTTCTTTTAGTGTGCAGCCATCAGAGATGATGAAATTGCCATTTATTATAATAATAGCCCATATTATGGAAAAATGTGAAGAGGAAAGATACAACGATAAAAAAATACTATTTTCTTTGTTACCAGTTATGGGAATATTTATGCTATTAATAAATCTACAAAAAGATTTGGGAACATCAATACACTATTTGGGGATATTTGCTTTTATGTTGTTTATGAGTAGATTAAATATGAAATTGATAGTAGGAAGTGTAGGAGCTGTTTTAGTATCAATAGGAGGTCTATTTTACTATGTAAGTAATCTAACTGACTTATCAAATGAGAGTTATAAAATAAAGAGAGTTGGAAGTTTTTTAAATGGTCTTTTGAAAAATGAATATGACTATGGAATAGGATATCAAGTGGGGCAATCTCTTATAGCTTTTGGAAGTGGTGGATTAGTAGGTAAGGGATATGGAAATGGAGTACAGAAGTATAGCTATTTGCCAGAGATAAAAACTGACTTTATCCTTGCTTCCTATGGTGAGGAGTTTGGATTTATAGGAATGTTACTTCTTTTGACAATATTTCTATTGCTTTTTAATATTATTCAAAAAACAGCTGTGGAAACAAAGGATTATTTTGGAAAATATTTAGCAATAGGAATTGGAGGATATATAATAATTCAAATGGTTATAAATCTTTCTGTTGCTTTAGGAATACTTCCTGTATTTGGAATACCTATGCCATTTTTTAGTTCAGGAGGAAGTTCTCTTATAACAGTATTTTCAGCCTTGGGAATAATAATAAACATAAATAAACAAAGATAG
- a CDS encoding LA_2272 family surface repeat-containing protein, translating into MKLKSLIAGVALLSSVSFAATQGAQFSVLPGVQFGATKYDSIDGFSFNVLGAENQNVSGVDLSLIGYRKVNGNFNGLHLSLFFEAFRVDGNMRGISLALWNDVKGDVNGGNLGLVNTVGGNATFQLGGLNMVNQEAMVQIGFVNYAQQVGGLQFGFVNATKKLEGLQVGLINYAENGVFPVLPIVNFRKILF; encoded by the coding sequence ATGAAATTAAAATCTTTAATAGCAGGAGTAGCACTACTGTCTTCTGTTTCTTTTGCTGCTACACAAGGAGCTCAATTTTCAGTATTACCAGGAGTTCAATTTGGAGCTACTAAATACGACTCAATAGATGGATTCAGTTTTAATGTTCTTGGTGCTGAAAACCAAAATGTTTCAGGGGTAGATTTATCTCTTATTGGTTATAGAAAAGTCAATGGTAATTTTAATGGATTACACCTTTCACTTTTCTTTGAAGCTTTTAGAGTAGATGGAAATATGAGAGGAATCTCTTTAGCTCTTTGGAATGATGTTAAAGGAGATGTAAATGGTGGAAATCTTGGACTTGTAAATACAGTTGGAGGAAATGCTACTTTCCAATTAGGTGGACTTAATATGGTTAATCAAGAAGCTATGGTTCAAATTGGTTTTGTTAACTATGCTCAACAAGTGGGAGGGCTTCAATTCGGATTTGTCAATGCTACTAAAAAACTAGAAGGATTACAAGTAGGACTTATCAACTATGCTGAAAATGGAGTATTCCCTGTTTTACCTATTGTAAACTTTAGAAAAATATTATTTTAA
- the aroC gene encoding chorismate synthase: MGANWGHSLRLSIFGESHGKAIGINIDGLASGIDIDFESIERDMGRRAPGKNSFSTQRKESDSFEILSGICDGKTTGAPLCAIIRNEDKKSKDYSKLKEVMRPSHSDYSAYIKYRGYNDVRGGGHFSGRITAPLVFAGSLAKSILAKKGIYVGAMIKSIKNIELETPNEDRLSKELFDELAKKELAILDEKKIVEIKEEIERARMNQDSVGGTIECFAIGVPAGLGEPFFDSLESSIAHLAFSVPAVKGIEFGKGFDIAKYYGSEVNDEYYYKNSIVKTKSNNNGGILGGISNGMPINFKVAIKPTPSISKLQHTINIKDKKDCELEIEGRHDPCIVPRAVVVIESIMAIALLDKIYEAGGRYE, translated from the coding sequence ATGGGAGCTAATTGGGGACATAGTTTGAGATTATCAATTTTTGGGGAATCTCACGGAAAAGCAATAGGGATAAATATAGATGGATTAGCTAGTGGTATAGATATAGATTTTGAAAGCATAGAGAGAGATATGGGAAGGAGAGCACCAGGGAAAAATAGTTTTTCTACTCAAAGAAAAGAGAGTGATAGCTTTGAGATTTTAAGTGGAATCTGTGACGGTAAGACTACAGGAGCTCCTCTTTGTGCAATTATTAGAAATGAAGATAAAAAATCTAAAGATTATTCAAAATTAAAAGAGGTAATGAGACCTAGTCATAGTGATTATTCAGCATATATAAAATATAGAGGATATAATGATGTAAGAGGTGGAGGTCATTTTTCTGGAAGAATAACAGCCCCACTTGTTTTTGCTGGAAGCTTGGCTAAGAGTATCTTAGCTAAAAAGGGAATATATGTAGGAGCTATGATAAAGAGTATAAAAAATATAGAATTAGAAACACCAAATGAAGATAGATTATCTAAAGAGCTTTTTGATGAGCTGGCTAAAAAAGAGCTGGCTATTTTAGATGAAAAGAAAATAGTAGAGATAAAAGAGGAGATAGAGAGAGCTAGAATGAATCAAGACTCTGTTGGTGGAACTATAGAATGTTTTGCCATAGGAGTACCAGCAGGATTGGGAGAGCCATTTTTTGATTCATTAGAGAGTAGTATAGCTCATTTAGCTTTTTCTGTACCAGCTGTAAAAGGAATAGAGTTTGGAAAAGGATTTGATATAGCAAAATATTATGGTAGTGAAGTAAATGATGAATACTACTATAAAAATAGTATAGTGAAAACTAAATCCAATAATAACGGAGGAATATTAGGGGGGATATCCAATGGAATGCCTATAAATTTTAAAGTTGCTATAAAACCTACTCCATCTATTTCTAAGCTTCAACATACAATAAATATAAAAGATAAAAAAGATTGTGAATTAGAAATAGAGGGAAGACATGACCCTTGTATAGTACCGAGAGCAGTAGTGGTAATAGAATCAATAATGGCAATAGCATTGTTAGATAAGATATATGAAGCAGGAGGCAGATATGAATAA
- the aroE gene encoding shikimate dehydrogenase, with translation MNKYGLVGKKLGHSLSPEIHNYIFDKLGVEAEYSLYEIEDGKDILKLMEEKGIKGFNITIPYKEIVMSQLDFISEEAEKIGAVNLVKIKNGESYGYNSDYYGVVEMLEKHDVKVKGKICYVLGSGGASKSVIVALHDLGAKEIVVVTRDVESKRRELKNRFRNIEVVSYENIIGGDIVVNTTPLGMYPNIDSSPLDEEILKRFDIAVDIVYNPKTTKFLQLAKNCSLKCVDGVSMLVGQAIKSDELWEGIDIDRDTREEVEKRVIERLEEMKK, from the coding sequence ATGAATAAATATGGTCTTGTGGGAAAAAAATTGGGGCACTCACTATCTCCAGAGATACATAACTATATTTTTGATAAGCTTGGAGTAGAAGCAGAGTACTCACTGTATGAGATTGAAGATGGAAAAGATATTTTAAAATTAATGGAAGAAAAAGGGATAAAAGGATTTAATATAACTATTCCTTATAAAGAGATTGTGATGAGCCAACTTGATTTTATCTCTGAGGAGGCAGAAAAAATTGGAGCTGTAAATCTAGTGAAAATAAAAAATGGTGAAAGCTACGGATATAATAGTGATTACTATGGGGTCGTAGAGATGCTAGAAAAACATGATGTCAAAGTAAAAGGAAAAATATGCTATGTTCTAGGAAGTGGTGGGGCTTCAAAATCTGTGATAGTAGCTCTACATGACTTAGGAGCTAAAGAGATAGTTGTAGTAACAAGAGATGTGGAATCAAAGAGAAGAGAGTTGAAAAATAGATTTAGAAATATAGAGGTAGTATCTTATGAAAATATAATAGGTGGAGATATTGTTGTAAATACTACTCCTTTAGGGATGTATCCTAATATAGATAGCTCTCCACTAGATGAGGAAATTTTAAAGCGTTTTGATATAGCTGTTGATATTGTATATAATCCTAAGACTACAAAGTTTTTACAATTAGCAAAAAATTGTAGTTTAAAATGTGTAGATGGAGTATCTATGCTTGTAGGTCAAGCTATAAAAAGTGATGAACTTTGGGAGGGGATAGATATAGATAGAGATACAAGAGAAGAAGTAGAGAAAAGAGTTATAGAGAGATTAGAGGAGATGAAAAAATAG
- the aroQ gene encoding type II 3-dehydroquinate dehydratase, translating into MKVMVINGPNINFLGIREKNIYGVQTYEEMCAYIKENLAKDIDVTIYQSNIEGEIINFIQRAYLEKYDGIVINPGAYTHTSIALYDAIKSVDIPTIEVHLSNIHKREEFRHKSFTAPACIGQICGLGSDGYLLAIDFLYKKIKNK; encoded by the coding sequence GTGAAAGTAATGGTAATAAATGGACCCAATATAAATTTTCTGGGAATAAGAGAGAAAAATATTTATGGTGTACAAACCTATGAAGAGATGTGTGCATATATTAAGGAGAATTTAGCTAAAGATATTGATGTAACAATATATCAAAGTAATATTGAGGGAGAGATTATAAACTTTATACAAAGAGCATATTTAGAAAAGTATGATGGGATAGTAATTAATCCAGGAGCATATACTCATACTTCCATAGCTCTGTATGATGCTATAAAAAGTGTAGATATTCCAACAATAGAAGTTCATCTTTCAAATATTCATAAAAGAGAAGAATTTAGACACAAATCTTTCACAGCACCAGCTTGTATAGGACAAATTTGTGGATTAGGAAGTGATGGATATCTCTTAGCTATAGATTTTTTATATAAAAAAATAAAAAACAAATAG
- a CDS encoding formate--tetrahydrofolate ligase has product MKTDIQIAQEAKIVNILEIAKKVGLTEDDIEQYGKYKAKVNLDVLKRLEDKKDGKLVLVTAITPTPAGEGKSTVTVGLTQALNKLGKSSVAALREPSLGPVFGMKGGATGGGYAQVIPMEDINLHFTGDLHAIGVAHNLIAACIDNHINSGNLLNIDVTKISWKRVVDMNDRALREVVIGLGGKANGIPRESSFQITVASEIMAALCLANSLMDLKDKIRSMVFGYSRDGKALTVGDLKIEGAVTALLKEALKPNLVQTLENTPVFIHGGPFANIAHGCNSILATKLALKLSDYAITEAGFAADLGAEKFLDIKCRKGNLRPNCVVIVATVRALKHHGGAKELSEESLEALEKGIANLDKHIENMKKYNLPVVVAINRFVSDTERELEFIEKHCKELDVPVALCEVWAKGGEGGIALAKEVMAQLEKETDNYTPLYSLYLSIKEKIETIAKEIYGADGVEFSSGAKKMLKTIDELGYGNLPVCMSKTQKSLSDNASLIGRPTGFTVTINELRISAGAGFIVAMAGDIIDMPGLPKKPAAELIDIDENGKIEGLF; this is encoded by the coding sequence GTGAAAACTGATATTCAAATAGCTCAAGAGGCAAAAATAGTAAATATTTTAGAAATAGCAAAGAAGGTAGGACTTACCGAAGATGATATTGAACAATATGGAAAATATAAAGCAAAAGTCAACCTAGATGTGCTAAAAAGATTAGAAGATAAAAAAGATGGTAAACTAGTATTGGTAACGGCTATCACACCAACTCCAGCTGGAGAGGGAAAATCAACAGTTACAGTAGGACTTACTCAAGCTTTAAATAAATTAGGAAAATCTTCAGTAGCTGCTTTAAGAGAACCATCTCTTGGACCTGTATTTGGAATGAAAGGTGGAGCTACTGGTGGAGGATATGCACAAGTAATTCCTATGGAAGATATAAATTTACATTTTACTGGAGATTTACATGCAATAGGAGTAGCTCACAACTTAATAGCTGCTTGTATTGATAATCATATTAATTCAGGAAATTTACTAAATATAGATGTTACAAAAATCTCTTGGAAAAGAGTAGTAGATATGAATGATAGAGCATTAAGAGAGGTAGTTATTGGACTTGGTGGAAAAGCTAATGGAATACCTAGAGAGTCATCTTTCCAAATAACAGTAGCTTCTGAGATAATGGCAGCTCTATGTTTAGCAAATTCACTTATGGATTTAAAAGATAAGATTAGAAGTATGGTATTTGGATATTCAAGAGATGGAAAAGCTCTTACAGTAGGAGATTTAAAAATAGAGGGAGCTGTAACTGCATTATTAAAAGAGGCTTTAAAACCAAACCTTGTTCAAACTTTAGAAAATACTCCAGTATTTATCCATGGAGGACCATTTGCTAATATAGCTCATGGATGTAACTCAATCTTAGCTACAAAATTAGCATTAAAACTTTCTGATTATGCTATAACAGAGGCTGGATTTGCTGCTGACTTAGGGGCAGAAAAATTCTTAGATATAAAATGTAGAAAAGGAAATCTAAGACCTAACTGTGTAGTAATAGTAGCAACAGTAAGAGCTCTAAAACATCATGGTGGAGCTAAGGAATTATCAGAAGAGAGCTTAGAAGCATTAGAAAAAGGAATAGCTAACTTAGATAAACATATAGAGAATATGAAAAAATATAACTTACCAGTTGTGGTAGCAATCAATAGATTTGTAAGCGACACTGAAAGAGAACTTGAATTTATTGAAAAGCACTGTAAAGAGTTAGATGTACCAGTTGCTCTATGTGAGGTATGGGCAAAAGGTGGAGAGGGAGGAATAGCTCTTGCTAAAGAGGTAATGGCTCAATTAGAAAAAGAGACTGATAACTATACACCACTTTACTCATTATATTTAAGTATAAAAGAGAAAATAGAAACAATAGCAAAAGAGATATATGGAGCTGATGGAGTAGAGTTTAGCTCTGGAGCTAAGAAGATGTTAAAGACAATAGATGAGCTAGGATATGGGAACTTACCAGTTTGTATGTCTAAAACTCAAAAATCTTTATCAGATAATGCGTCATTAATAGGTAGACCAACAGGATTTACTGTAACAATAAATGAACTAAGAATATCAGCAGGAGCAGGATTTATAGTAGCTATGGCTGGGGATATAATAGATATGCCAGGACTACCTAAAAAACCAGCAGCTGAGTTGATAGATATAGATGAGAATGGAAAGATAGAAGGATTATTCTAA
- a CDS encoding phosphoribosylformylglycinamidine synthase has translation MNYRIFVEKKSGFDLDAKRLENELRESLQLKGLEKVRLLNCYDVFGIDSEELAKAKKLIFSEIVTDRVTEELDSKGAKYFAVEFLPGQFDQRADSAMQCLNLISDKNQNVVVTSGKVIILEGDISEEELNKVKNYYINPVEMREKTLEKLEIEEGELAQEVPVFEGFITYGAEELEKFRKELGLAMTFADIAFVQEYFRDTEKRNPTETEIKVLDTYWSDHCRHTTFETRIKNIVFPKSAFGETLQKAFENYLGARKFVHQERLEKKYISLMDMATICGKEMRKTGKLDDLEVSDEINACSVYIDVDVDGKIEKWLLMFKNETHNHPTEIEPFGGASTCLGGAIRDPLSGRSYVYQAIRVTGSGNPLEKLEDTLQGKLPQKKITTGAAAGYSSYGNQIGLTTGHVAEIYHDGYKAKRMEVGAVVGAVPADWVRRENASKGDIVVLLGGKTGRDGCGGATGSSKEHTDDSLRLCGAEVQKGNAPEERKIQRLFRNPEVTRLVKKCNDFGAGGVSVAIGELAPGLDINLDVVPTKYLGLSGTELAISESQERMAVVIEAKDRDKFIELANRENLLATVVAVVTDTNRLVLSWKGKKIVDISREFLDTNGVTQETEVEVENISYEESPLTKVAYEGENLEAKWYNMLSSLNVASQKGLMEIFDSTIGATTVLMPFGGKYQMTPTDVSIQKLPLLKGETDTASAITWGYNPVLSSWSQFHGGAYAVVESLAKLVSVGVDYKRVRLSFQEYFQKLGQNPKNWGKPFSALLGTIEMQRAFEIPAIGGKDSMSGTFNDIHVPPTLISFAVSPVKASVVISPEFKKAGNKIYLVKHHMLENYMPNVEELKENFEYVHENIVNGNIVSAMTLKTGGIAEAVSKMTFGNRVGAKISNLGDELFKLGYGTFIVESNVELTGKNVELLGETISEYKVIVGDIEIDMTVGEKVWLDKLFPVFPHKTVEKVEKYIWTPYTTKNIVVCKNKIAKPRVLVPAFPGTNCEYDSARVFEKAGAESNILVFRNLTQEYINDSIEKMVKEINSSQILMFPGGFSAGDEPDGSGKFIATVLTNPKVAEAIHKFLERDGLILGICNGFQALIKSGLLPYGEIGKITEDSPTLTFNKIGRHISQMVKTKVTSNKSPWLAGIEIGSEFEIAVSHGEGRFFASDEVIKKLFENGQVATQYVNLEGEPTNEFRFNPNGSSFAIEGITSPDGRVFGKMGHTERYGNNVFKNIIGNKEQKIFENGVKYFK, from the coding sequence ATGAATTACCGTATTTTTGTAGAAAAGAAATCAGGATTTGATTTAGATGCTAAAAGACTTGAGAATGAATTAAGAGAGAGTCTTCAATTAAAGGGGCTAGAAAAAGTAAGGTTACTAAACTGCTATGATGTCTTTGGAATAGATAGTGAAGAGTTAGCAAAGGCTAAAAAGCTTATATTCTCAGAGATAGTAACAGATAGAGTAACTGAAGAGTTAGACAGTAAAGGGGCAAAATACTTTGCTGTAGAATTTTTACCAGGGCAGTTTGACCAAAGAGCTGACTCAGCTATGCAATGTTTAAATCTAATCTCTGATAAAAACCAAAATGTAGTAGTAACAAGTGGAAAAGTTATAATCTTAGAGGGAGATATATCGGAAGAGGAGCTAAACAAAGTAAAAAATTATTATATCAACCCTGTGGAGATGAGAGAGAAAACTCTTGAAAAATTAGAGATAGAAGAGGGAGAGTTAGCTCAAGAAGTTCCTGTATTTGAAGGATTTATTACATATGGAGCTGAGGAGTTAGAAAAATTTAGAAAAGAGCTTGGACTAGCTATGACATTTGCTGATATAGCCTTTGTACAAGAGTATTTTAGAGATACGGAAAAAAGAAATCCAACTGAAACAGAGATAAAAGTATTAGACACTTATTGGTCTGACCATTGTAGACATACAACATTTGAAACTAGAATAAAAAATATTGTTTTCCCAAAATCAGCTTTTGGAGAAACATTACAAAAAGCTTTTGAAAACTATTTGGGAGCAAGAAAATTTGTACATCAAGAAAGACTTGAGAAAAAATATATATCTCTAATGGATATGGCAACAATCTGTGGAAAAGAGATGAGAAAAACTGGTAAGCTAGATGACTTAGAGGTATCTGATGAGATAAATGCTTGCTCAGTATATATAGATGTAGATGTAGATGGGAAAATAGAAAAGTGGCTATTGATGTTTAAAAACGAAACTCACAACCACCCTACTGAGATAGAGCCATTTGGAGGAGCTTCTACTTGTTTAGGAGGGGCAATAAGAGACCCATTATCAGGAAGGTCTTATGTATATCAAGCTATTAGGGTAACAGGTTCTGGTAACCCACTAGAAAAATTAGAGGATACTTTACAAGGAAAATTACCTCAAAAGAAAATAACAACAGGAGCAGCAGCAGGATACTCATCTTATGGAAACCAAATCGGACTTACTACTGGGCATGTAGCTGAAATCTATCACGATGGATATAAGGCTAAGAGAATGGAAGTAGGAGCAGTAGTTGGAGCTGTACCAGCTGATTGGGTAAGAAGAGAGAATGCTTCTAAAGGAGATATAGTTGTACTACTTGGAGGAAAAACAGGAAGAGATGGTTGTGGAGGAGCAACTGGTTCTTCTAAAGAGCATACAGATGATTCCTTAAGACTTTGTGGAGCAGAGGTACAAAAAGGAAATGCTCCAGAGGAGAGAAAAATCCAAAGATTATTTAGAAATCCAGAGGTTACAAGACTTGTTAAAAAATGTAATGACTTTGGAGCTGGAGGGGTATCAGTAGCAATAGGAGAGTTAGCTCCTGGACTAGATATCAACTTAGATGTAGTTCCTACTAAATATTTAGGACTTAGTGGAACAGAGCTAGCTATCTCTGAATCACAAGAGAGAATGGCAGTAGTAATAGAGGCTAAAGATAGAGATAAATTTATAGAATTAGCAAATAGAGAGAACTTATTAGCAACAGTTGTAGCAGTGGTTACTGACACAAATAGACTTGTGCTAAGTTGGAAAGGGAAGAAGATAGTAGATATCTCAAGAGAGTTTTTAGATACTAACGGAGTGACTCAAGAGACAGAGGTAGAAGTAGAGAATATCTCTTATGAAGAGAGCCCTCTTACAAAAGTAGCTTACGAAGGAGAGAATTTGGAAGCTAAGTGGTACAATATGTTATCATCTTTAAATGTAGCTTCTCAAAAGGGACTTATGGAGATATTTGACTCTACAATAGGAGCTACTACAGTACTTATGCCATTTGGTGGAAAATATCAAATGACTCCAACAGATGTAAGTATACAAAAATTACCATTACTTAAAGGGGAAACAGATACAGCTTCTGCTATCACTTGGGGATATAACCCAGTATTATCATCTTGGTCACAATTCCATGGTGGAGCTTATGCAGTAGTTGAATCATTAGCAAAATTAGTAAGTGTGGGAGTAGATTATAAGAGAGTAAGACTTTCATTCCAAGAATACTTCCAAAAACTTGGACAAAATCCTAAAAATTGGGGTAAACCTTTCTCAGCTTTATTAGGAACAATAGAGATGCAAAGAGCTTTTGAAATACCAGCTATTGGAGGAAAGGACTCTATGAGTGGAACATTTAATGATATTCACGTTCCACCTACACTAATATCTTTTGCTGTATCTCCAGTAAAAGCTAGTGTAGTAATATCTCCAGAGTTTAAAAAGGCTGGAAATAAAATCTACTTAGTAAAACACCATATGTTAGAAAACTATATGCCTAATGTGGAAGAGTTAAAAGAAAACTTTGAATATGTACATGAAAATATAGTTAATGGAAATATAGTATCAGCTATGACATTAAAAACTGGTGGTATAGCTGAAGCAGTAAGTAAGATGACATTTGGAAACAGAGTAGGAGCTAAGATATCTAATCTTGGAGATGAGTTATTCAAGTTAGGATATGGAACATTTATAGTGGAGTCAAATGTAGAACTTACTGGTAAAAATGTAGAATTATTAGGAGAAACAATCTCTGAATACAAAGTAATAGTAGGAGATATTGAGATAGATATGACTGTTGGAGAGAAGGTATGGTTAGATAAACTATTCCCAGTTTTCCCTCATAAAACAGTAGAAAAAGTTGAAAAATATATCTGGACTCCTTATACTACTAAAAATATAGTAGTATGCAAAAATAAGATAGCTAAACCAAGAGTATTAGTACCAGCTTTCCCAGGAACAAACTGTGAATATGATTCAGCTAGAGTATTTGAAAAAGCTGGAGCAGAATCAAATATATTAGTATTTAGAAACCTAACTCAAGAGTATATCAATGACTCAATAGAAAAGATGGTAAAAGAGATAAATAGCTCTCAAATCCTAATGTTCCCAGGAGGATTCAGTGCTGGAGATGAGCCAGATGGTTCTGGTAAATTTATAGCAACAGTACTTACTAACCCTAAAGTAGCAGAAGCTATCCATAAGTTCTTAGAGAGAGATGGACTTATATTAGGAATTTGTAATGGATTCCAAGCTCTTATCAAATCTGGGTTACTTCCTTATGGAGAGATAGGAAAGATTACTGAAGATTCACCAACTCTTACATTCAATAAAATTGGTAGACATATATCTCAAATGGTAAAAACTAAAGTAACTTCTAATAAGTCACCTTGGCTTGCTGGAATAGAAATAGGTTCAGAGTTTGAAATAGCAGTGTCACATGGAGAGGGAAGATTCTTTGCTAGTGATGAGGTAATTAAAAAGCTATTTGAAAATGGACAAGTGGCAACTCAATATGTCAACTTAGAGGGAGAACCAACTAATGAGTTTAGATTCAACCCTAATGGTTCAAGCTTTGCTATTGAAGGAATTACTTCGCCAGATGGAAGAGTATTTGGTAAGATGGGACATACAGAAAGATATGGAAACAATGTATTTAAAAATATAATTGGAAATAAAGAGCAAAAAATATTTGAAAATGGAGTAAAATATTTCAAATAA